The proteins below are encoded in one region of Plutella xylostella chromosome 13, ilPluXylo3.1, whole genome shotgun sequence:
- the LOC119692273 gene encoding golgin subfamily A member 6-like protein 1 isoform X1, with protein sequence MAAVGKCQKDKPAGRPSPVPAPRPTAASAARAARNATNRSLAQAKERPKNSPSNVGKAKTSPQAHTKDKSDPVQISPAKQPDEVINNTIPDQHANEEIETFVVARDYIINTIDEISESHNTGNSHQELPDIEADEAEVNNISRPPTPKVPEAPKCPSRPRTPKVPEAPHLPSRPQTPKLPEAPKCPSRPQTPVHPGQNSNVSSRPNTPLRASSWSKNHSSVTIPRLNSAKSAIPEPCNKEPDLKAVYAAQHQQFNTMKKELDTRQQAILELFDNLQGLRMRMDHEGIPGSGEGVQVNDLVLLNVTDWASDEVARLYRDALAAHSPDDAIELVASILPYDENSLAELDERLTNLPVGFVDLCLEAITTRQEIIDWVKEDLIEIHDIKDEDVMERIATFNTQGLELCEALRGLKHFSDNIVGTMKNLSNRVFQERSALVSVGETLVREIERLRLDISNHAAALAELQKNQSVDTRRELEEERAARHSANSKLSNLEPQLRQAKLRISKMDRQLKEAEASIASLTGTVKSLEDQSRQRESILEGKARKLRESLRTTELANNQTLQQRNALQTEVQELKEQISKMTEQHKSVIKELNSEVKELKTLLDEQKARFEAEELRNKEADEKIAASQACIEALKAKITEMEESRPNPELPTEREMELWSELHATKETLRVAEDEVTACKREKIRFLETLTKITKTEDKVGIQQKLAAELVTKEEIIDNMQRQIRELSKNVKLNEHKVMQYEQYVRDLQANNTNNQGDSNGYNVAELEQEILHLKMAVLDANHQNDALAEQLLQKEQQIDQQEKTSKAQGRVIKIREELIGLLKGKEAEQARRLAGLQADLDQRMKLVDEVNQQIAGKADEIQELFSTLETKQQQIRRLEKIVLALEEQQRRAQAQRTRHEEKIAALEHELAAGGRRERFLLQKIPLLLSPCRICAACVKKVWK encoded by the exons ATGGCAGCGGTGGGCAAATGTCAAAAAGATAAAC CAGCAGGTCGGCCCAGCCCCgtccccgcgccgcgccccacGGCCGCGTctgccgcgcgcgccgcccgcaaCGCCACCAACCGGAGCCTGGCACAAGCCAAGGAGAGACCCAAGAATTCGCCCTCCAATGTTGGAAAG GCCAAGACTTCTCCACAAGCACATACGAAAGACAAATCCGATCCTGTGCAAATAAGCCCTGCAAAACAACCTGATGAAGTGATTAATAACACAATACCTGACCAGCACGCAAATGAAGAAATTGAAACATTTGTGGTAGCACGAGattacattattaatactaTAGACGAGATCTCTGAAAGCCACAATACTGGAAACAGTCATCAAGAACTTCCAGACATTGAAGCTGACG AAGCggaagtaaataatattagtcGACCACCAACACCAAAAGTTCCAGAAGCACCAAAGTGTCCCAGCAGACCCCGAACACCGAAAGTGCCCGAAGCACCCCACTTACCCAGCAGGCCCCAAACACCAAAACTTCCCGAAGCACCAAAGTGCCCCAGCAGGCCCCAAACACCAGTTCACCCAGGGCAGAACTCGAATGTATCCAGCCGACCCAACACCCCGCTCAGGGCGAGCAGTTGGAGCAAGAATCATTCCTCAGTGACGATTCCACGGCTCAACTCCGCAAAGTCAGCGATTCCAGAGCCTTGCAACAAAGAACCAGACTTGAAAGCTGTTTACGCCGCACAGCATCAGCAGTTTAACACTATGAAGAAAGAACTGGATACAAGACAA CAAGCAATCCTGGAATTATTTGACAACCTTCAAGGTCTCCGCATGCGCATGGACCACGAGGGCATCCCGGGGTCGGGGGAGGGGGTGCAGGTGAATGACCTGGTGCTGCTGAACGTGACAGACTGGGCCAGTGACGAGGTGGCCCGGCTCTACCGCGACGCCCTCGCCGCTCACAGCCCCGACGATGCTATTGAGCTTGTCGCTAGTATTTTACCTTATG ATGAAAATTCCCTTGCGGAATTAGACGAAAGACTGACCAATTTACCTGTTGGCTTTGTTGATCTATGCTTAGAGGCAATCACTACACGTCAAGAAATAATAGATTGGGTGAAAGAAGATCTTATTGAAATCCAC gaTATCAAGGACGAGGATGTGATGGAACGCATAGCCACCTTCAACACACAGGGGCTGGAGTTGTGCGAAGCTCTTCGGGGGCTGAAACATTTCTCCGACAATATCGTGGGCACCATGAAAAATCTCtcaaa ccGTGTCTTCCAAGAACGCAGCGCATTGGTGTCGGTGGGCGAAACGTTAGTTCGGGAAATCGAGAGGCTGCGGTTGGACATCAGTAACCATGCAGCGGCTTTAGCAGAACTGCAAAAAAATCAGTCAGTG GACACACGCCGTGAGCTGGAAGAAGAACGGGCGGCGAGACACTCGGCCAACAGCAAGTTATCGAACCTGGAACCCCAACTGCGACAAGCCAAGCTCCGGATCAGCAAGATGGATCGACAGCTGAAAGAGGCTGAAGCCAGTATAGCTAGCCTCACCGGCACTGTCAAGTCTCTGGAGGATCAG AGTCGACAACGAGAAAGTATATTGGAGGGAAAAGCTAGAAAATTACGGGAATCTTTGAGAACCACAGAATTGGCTAACAATCAAACATTACAGCAACGGAACGCTTTGCAAACCGA GGTGCAGGAGTTGAAAGAACAAATCTCCAAAATGACTGAGCAACACAAATCCGTTATCAAAGAACTGAACAGTGAAGTAAAGGAGTTAAAAACGCTACTTGATGAACAGAAAGCACGCTTTGAAGCTGAGGAGCTAAGAAATAAAGAAGCAGATGAAAAAATTGCAGCAAGCCAAGCTTGTATTGAGGCACTAAAAGCAAAAATTACTGAGATGGAGGAGAGCAGACCAAATCCGG aatTACCAACTGAAAGAGAAATGGAGCTATGGTCAGAGCTGCACGCGACCAAGGAGACTCTGCGGGTGGCAGAGGACGAGGTGACCGCGTGTAAACGAGAGAAAATACGCTTCCTGGAAACACTAACAAAAATCACG AAAACTGAGGACAAAGTGGGGATACAGCAAAAATTGGCTGCGGAACTGGTGACGAAGGAGGAAATAATAGACAACATGCAAAGGCAGATCCGAGAGCTATCAAAGAACGTGAAactaaa CGAACATAAAGTGATGCAGTACGAGCAATACGTGAGAGATTTACAAGCCAACAACACCAATAACCAAGGGGACTCCAATGGGTATAATGTGGCAGAACTTGAACAAGAG ATATTGCACTTAAAGATGGCGGTGCTGGATGCCAACCATCAGAACGACGCGCTGGCGGAGCAACTGCTACAAAAAGAGCAGCAAATCGACCAACAAGAAAAAACCTCAAAAGCTCAAGGGAGAGTCATCAAG ATCCGCGAGGAGCTGATCGGTCTACTGAAGGGCAAGGAGGCGGAGCAGGCGCGGCGGCTGGCGGGCCTGCAGGCGGACCTCGACCAGAGGATGAAGCTCGTGGACGAA GTGAACCAGCAAATCGCGGGCAAGGCGGACGAGATCCAGGAGTTGTTCTCGACTCTAGAAACCAAGCAGCAGCAGATCCGGCGACTGGAGAAGATCGTGCTGGCGCTGGAGGAGCAGCAGCGGCGTGCGCAGGCGCAGCGCACCCGGCACGAGGAGAAGATCGCGGCGCTAGAGCACGAGCTCGCGGCCGGCGGACGCAGGGAGCG TTTTTTGTTGCAGAAAATTCCTCTTCTTCTAAGTCCGTGTCGCATTTGTGCAGCCTGCGTGAAGAAGGTGTGGAAGTGA
- the LOC119692273 gene encoding protein NETWORKED 1D isoform X3 gives MAAVGKCQKDKPAGRPSPVPAPRPTAASAARAARNATNRSLAQAKERPKNSPSNVGKAKTSPQAHTKDKSDPVQISPAKQPDEVINNTIPDQHANEEIETFVVARDYIINTIDEISESHNTGNSHQELPDIEADEAEVNNISRPPTPKVPEAPKCPSRPRTPKLPEAPKCPSRPQTPVHPGQNSNVSSRPNTPLRASSWSKNHSSVTIPRLNSAKSAIPEPCNKEPDLKAVYAAQHQQFNTMKKELDTRQQAILELFDNLQGLRMRMDHEGIPGSGEGVQVNDLVLLNVTDWASDEVARLYRDALAAHSPDDAIELVASILPYDENSLAELDERLTNLPVGFVDLCLEAITTRQEIIDWVKEDLIEIHDIKDEDVMERIATFNTQGLELCEALRGLKHFSDNIVGTMKNLSNRVFQERSALVSVGETLVREIERLRLDISNHAAALAELQKNQSVDTRRELEEERAARHSANSKLSNLEPQLRQAKLRISKMDRQLKEAEASIASLTGTVKSLEDQSRQRESILEGKARKLRESLRTTELANNQTLQQRNALQTEVQELKEQISKMTEQHKSVIKELNSEVKELKTLLDEQKARFEAEELRNKEADEKIAASQACIEALKAKITEMEESRPNPELPTEREMELWSELHATKETLRVAEDEVTACKREKIRFLETLTKITKTEDKVGIQQKLAAELVTKEEIIDNMQRQIRELSKNVKLNEHKVMQYEQYVRDLQANNTNNQGDSNGYNVAELEQEILHLKMAVLDANHQNDALAEQLLQKEQQIDQQEKTSKAQGRVIKIREELIGLLKGKEAEQARRLAGLQADLDQRMKLVDEVNQQIAGKADEIQELFSTLETKQQQIRRLEKIVLALEEQQRRAQAQRTRHEEKIAALEHELAAGGRRERFLLQKIPLLLSPCRICAACVKKVWK, from the exons ATGGCAGCGGTGGGCAAATGTCAAAAAGATAAAC CAGCAGGTCGGCCCAGCCCCgtccccgcgccgcgccccacGGCCGCGTctgccgcgcgcgccgcccgcaaCGCCACCAACCGGAGCCTGGCACAAGCCAAGGAGAGACCCAAGAATTCGCCCTCCAATGTTGGAAAG GCCAAGACTTCTCCACAAGCACATACGAAAGACAAATCCGATCCTGTGCAAATAAGCCCTGCAAAACAACCTGATGAAGTGATTAATAACACAATACCTGACCAGCACGCAAATGAAGAAATTGAAACATTTGTGGTAGCACGAGattacattattaatactaTAGACGAGATCTCTGAAAGCCACAATACTGGAAACAGTCATCAAGAACTTCCAGACATTGAAGCTGACG AAGCggaagtaaataatattagtcGACCACCAACACCAAAAGTTCCAGAAGCACCAAAGTGTCCCAGCAGACCCCG AACACCAAAACTTCCCGAAGCACCAAAGTGCCCCAGCAGGCCCCAAACACCAGTTCACCCAGGGCAGAACTCGAATGTATCCAGCCGACCCAACACCCCGCTCAGGGCGAGCAGTTGGAGCAAGAATCATTCCTCAGTGACGATTCCACGGCTCAACTCCGCAAAGTCAGCGATTCCAGAGCCTTGCAACAAAGAACCAGACTTGAAAGCTGTTTACGCCGCACAGCATCAGCAGTTTAACACTATGAAGAAAGAACTGGATACAAGACAA CAAGCAATCCTGGAATTATTTGACAACCTTCAAGGTCTCCGCATGCGCATGGACCACGAGGGCATCCCGGGGTCGGGGGAGGGGGTGCAGGTGAATGACCTGGTGCTGCTGAACGTGACAGACTGGGCCAGTGACGAGGTGGCCCGGCTCTACCGCGACGCCCTCGCCGCTCACAGCCCCGACGATGCTATTGAGCTTGTCGCTAGTATTTTACCTTATG ATGAAAATTCCCTTGCGGAATTAGACGAAAGACTGACCAATTTACCTGTTGGCTTTGTTGATCTATGCTTAGAGGCAATCACTACACGTCAAGAAATAATAGATTGGGTGAAAGAAGATCTTATTGAAATCCAC gaTATCAAGGACGAGGATGTGATGGAACGCATAGCCACCTTCAACACACAGGGGCTGGAGTTGTGCGAAGCTCTTCGGGGGCTGAAACATTTCTCCGACAATATCGTGGGCACCATGAAAAATCTCtcaaa ccGTGTCTTCCAAGAACGCAGCGCATTGGTGTCGGTGGGCGAAACGTTAGTTCGGGAAATCGAGAGGCTGCGGTTGGACATCAGTAACCATGCAGCGGCTTTAGCAGAACTGCAAAAAAATCAGTCAGTG GACACACGCCGTGAGCTGGAAGAAGAACGGGCGGCGAGACACTCGGCCAACAGCAAGTTATCGAACCTGGAACCCCAACTGCGACAAGCCAAGCTCCGGATCAGCAAGATGGATCGACAGCTGAAAGAGGCTGAAGCCAGTATAGCTAGCCTCACCGGCACTGTCAAGTCTCTGGAGGATCAG AGTCGACAACGAGAAAGTATATTGGAGGGAAAAGCTAGAAAATTACGGGAATCTTTGAGAACCACAGAATTGGCTAACAATCAAACATTACAGCAACGGAACGCTTTGCAAACCGA GGTGCAGGAGTTGAAAGAACAAATCTCCAAAATGACTGAGCAACACAAATCCGTTATCAAAGAACTGAACAGTGAAGTAAAGGAGTTAAAAACGCTACTTGATGAACAGAAAGCACGCTTTGAAGCTGAGGAGCTAAGAAATAAAGAAGCAGATGAAAAAATTGCAGCAAGCCAAGCTTGTATTGAGGCACTAAAAGCAAAAATTACTGAGATGGAGGAGAGCAGACCAAATCCGG aatTACCAACTGAAAGAGAAATGGAGCTATGGTCAGAGCTGCACGCGACCAAGGAGACTCTGCGGGTGGCAGAGGACGAGGTGACCGCGTGTAAACGAGAGAAAATACGCTTCCTGGAAACACTAACAAAAATCACG AAAACTGAGGACAAAGTGGGGATACAGCAAAAATTGGCTGCGGAACTGGTGACGAAGGAGGAAATAATAGACAACATGCAAAGGCAGATCCGAGAGCTATCAAAGAACGTGAAactaaa CGAACATAAAGTGATGCAGTACGAGCAATACGTGAGAGATTTACAAGCCAACAACACCAATAACCAAGGGGACTCCAATGGGTATAATGTGGCAGAACTTGAACAAGAG ATATTGCACTTAAAGATGGCGGTGCTGGATGCCAACCATCAGAACGACGCGCTGGCGGAGCAACTGCTACAAAAAGAGCAGCAAATCGACCAACAAGAAAAAACCTCAAAAGCTCAAGGGAGAGTCATCAAG ATCCGCGAGGAGCTGATCGGTCTACTGAAGGGCAAGGAGGCGGAGCAGGCGCGGCGGCTGGCGGGCCTGCAGGCGGACCTCGACCAGAGGATGAAGCTCGTGGACGAA GTGAACCAGCAAATCGCGGGCAAGGCGGACGAGATCCAGGAGTTGTTCTCGACTCTAGAAACCAAGCAGCAGCAGATCCGGCGACTGGAGAAGATCGTGCTGGCGCTGGAGGAGCAGCAGCGGCGTGCGCAGGCGCAGCGCACCCGGCACGAGGAGAAGATCGCGGCGCTAGAGCACGAGCTCGCGGCCGGCGGACGCAGGGAGCG TTTTTTGTTGCAGAAAATTCCTCTTCTTCTAAGTCCGTGTCGCATTTGTGCAGCCTGCGTGAAGAAGGTGTGGAAGTGA
- the LOC119692273 gene encoding golgin subfamily A member 6-like protein 1 isoform X6: MAAVGKCQKDKPAGRPSPVPAPRPTAASAARAARNATNRSLAQAKERPKNSPSNVGKAKTSPQAHTKDKSDPVQISPAKQPDEVINNTIPDQHANEEIETFVVARDYIINTIDEISESHNTGNSHQELPDIEADEAEVNNISRPPTPKVPEAPKCPSRPRTPKVPEAPHLPSRPQTPKLPEAPKCPSRPQTPVHPGQNSNVSSRPNTPLRASSWSKNHSSVTIPRLNSAKSAIPEPCNKEPDLKAVYAAQHQQFNTMKKELDTRQQAILELFDNLQGLRMRMDHEGIPGSGEGVQVNDLVLLNVTDWASDEVARLYRDALAAHSPDDAIELVASILPYDENSLAELDERLTNLPVGFVDLCLEAITTRQEIIDWVKEDLIEIHDIKDEDVMERIATFNTQGLELCEALRGLKHFSDNIVGTMKNLSNRVFQERSALVSVGETLVREIERLRLDISNHAAALAELQKNQSVDTRRELEEERAARHSANSKLSNLEPQLRQAKLRISKMDRQLKEAEASIASLTGTVKSLEDQSRQRESILEGKARKLRESLRTTELANNQTLQQRNALQTEVQELKEQISKMTEQHKSVIKELNSEVKELKTLLDEQKARFEAEELRNKEADEKIAASQACIEALKAKITEMEESRPNPELPTEREMELWSELHATKETLRVAEDEVTACKREKIRFLETLTKITKTEDKVGIQQKLAAELVTKEEIIDNMQRQIRELSKNVKLNEHKVMQYEQYVRDLQANNTNNQGDSNGYNVAELEQEILHLKMAVLDANHQNDALAEQLLQKEQQIDQQEKTSKAQGRVIKVNQQIAGKADEIQELFSTLETKQQQIRRLEKIVLALEEQQRRAQAQRTRHEEKIAALEHELAAGGRRERKFLFF, translated from the exons ATGGCAGCGGTGGGCAAATGTCAAAAAGATAAAC CAGCAGGTCGGCCCAGCCCCgtccccgcgccgcgccccacGGCCGCGTctgccgcgcgcgccgcccgcaaCGCCACCAACCGGAGCCTGGCACAAGCCAAGGAGAGACCCAAGAATTCGCCCTCCAATGTTGGAAAG GCCAAGACTTCTCCACAAGCACATACGAAAGACAAATCCGATCCTGTGCAAATAAGCCCTGCAAAACAACCTGATGAAGTGATTAATAACACAATACCTGACCAGCACGCAAATGAAGAAATTGAAACATTTGTGGTAGCACGAGattacattattaatactaTAGACGAGATCTCTGAAAGCCACAATACTGGAAACAGTCATCAAGAACTTCCAGACATTGAAGCTGACG AAGCggaagtaaataatattagtcGACCACCAACACCAAAAGTTCCAGAAGCACCAAAGTGTCCCAGCAGACCCCGAACACCGAAAGTGCCCGAAGCACCCCACTTACCCAGCAGGCCCCAAACACCAAAACTTCCCGAAGCACCAAAGTGCCCCAGCAGGCCCCAAACACCAGTTCACCCAGGGCAGAACTCGAATGTATCCAGCCGACCCAACACCCCGCTCAGGGCGAGCAGTTGGAGCAAGAATCATTCCTCAGTGACGATTCCACGGCTCAACTCCGCAAAGTCAGCGATTCCAGAGCCTTGCAACAAAGAACCAGACTTGAAAGCTGTTTACGCCGCACAGCATCAGCAGTTTAACACTATGAAGAAAGAACTGGATACAAGACAA CAAGCAATCCTGGAATTATTTGACAACCTTCAAGGTCTCCGCATGCGCATGGACCACGAGGGCATCCCGGGGTCGGGGGAGGGGGTGCAGGTGAATGACCTGGTGCTGCTGAACGTGACAGACTGGGCCAGTGACGAGGTGGCCCGGCTCTACCGCGACGCCCTCGCCGCTCACAGCCCCGACGATGCTATTGAGCTTGTCGCTAGTATTTTACCTTATG ATGAAAATTCCCTTGCGGAATTAGACGAAAGACTGACCAATTTACCTGTTGGCTTTGTTGATCTATGCTTAGAGGCAATCACTACACGTCAAGAAATAATAGATTGGGTGAAAGAAGATCTTATTGAAATCCAC gaTATCAAGGACGAGGATGTGATGGAACGCATAGCCACCTTCAACACACAGGGGCTGGAGTTGTGCGAAGCTCTTCGGGGGCTGAAACATTTCTCCGACAATATCGTGGGCACCATGAAAAATCTCtcaaa ccGTGTCTTCCAAGAACGCAGCGCATTGGTGTCGGTGGGCGAAACGTTAGTTCGGGAAATCGAGAGGCTGCGGTTGGACATCAGTAACCATGCAGCGGCTTTAGCAGAACTGCAAAAAAATCAGTCAGTG GACACACGCCGTGAGCTGGAAGAAGAACGGGCGGCGAGACACTCGGCCAACAGCAAGTTATCGAACCTGGAACCCCAACTGCGACAAGCCAAGCTCCGGATCAGCAAGATGGATCGACAGCTGAAAGAGGCTGAAGCCAGTATAGCTAGCCTCACCGGCACTGTCAAGTCTCTGGAGGATCAG AGTCGACAACGAGAAAGTATATTGGAGGGAAAAGCTAGAAAATTACGGGAATCTTTGAGAACCACAGAATTGGCTAACAATCAAACATTACAGCAACGGAACGCTTTGCAAACCGA GGTGCAGGAGTTGAAAGAACAAATCTCCAAAATGACTGAGCAACACAAATCCGTTATCAAAGAACTGAACAGTGAAGTAAAGGAGTTAAAAACGCTACTTGATGAACAGAAAGCACGCTTTGAAGCTGAGGAGCTAAGAAATAAAGAAGCAGATGAAAAAATTGCAGCAAGCCAAGCTTGTATTGAGGCACTAAAAGCAAAAATTACTGAGATGGAGGAGAGCAGACCAAATCCGG aatTACCAACTGAAAGAGAAATGGAGCTATGGTCAGAGCTGCACGCGACCAAGGAGACTCTGCGGGTGGCAGAGGACGAGGTGACCGCGTGTAAACGAGAGAAAATACGCTTCCTGGAAACACTAACAAAAATCACG AAAACTGAGGACAAAGTGGGGATACAGCAAAAATTGGCTGCGGAACTGGTGACGAAGGAGGAAATAATAGACAACATGCAAAGGCAGATCCGAGAGCTATCAAAGAACGTGAAactaaa CGAACATAAAGTGATGCAGTACGAGCAATACGTGAGAGATTTACAAGCCAACAACACCAATAACCAAGGGGACTCCAATGGGTATAATGTGGCAGAACTTGAACAAGAG ATATTGCACTTAAAGATGGCGGTGCTGGATGCCAACCATCAGAACGACGCGCTGGCGGAGCAACTGCTACAAAAAGAGCAGCAAATCGACCAACAAGAAAAAACCTCAAAAGCTCAAGGGAGAGTCATCAAG GTGAACCAGCAAATCGCGGGCAAGGCGGACGAGATCCAGGAGTTGTTCTCGACTCTAGAAACCAAGCAGCAGCAGATCCGGCGACTGGAGAAGATCGTGCTGGCGCTGGAGGAGCAGCAGCGGCGTGCGCAGGCGCAGCGCACCCGGCACGAGGAGAAGATCGCGGCGCTAGAGCACGAGCTCGCGGCCGGCGGACGCAGGGAGCG AAAATTCCTCTTCTTCTAA